From the Methanobacterium sp. BAmetb5 genome, the window ACCATTTTTATTAACATGTTTTAGATGCACCTATTAAAGTTTTTAACTAAAAGTTCTTCAGGAGGATTTTTTAGATGGAGATAAGAATAGCCCTCCCATCCAAGGGAAGGATAAGTGACCCTGCAGTGAAACTTTTATCCAAGGCAGGGATTGGATTGAAGGATGCCGTTAATCGCCGGCTCTTTTCCGAGACCTATGATGACCAGATCAGTGTAATGTTCACCCGGGCATCAGACATACCTGAATTTGTAGCCGATGGAGCTGCCGATATGGGAATGACTGGCCTGGACCTGATAGAAGAAAAGGAGTCCCACGTTAAAATCCTGGAGGATCTCCACTTTGGAAGATCCAAACTGGTGCTGGCTGCTCCTGAAGAATCAGAGGTTAAAACAATTTCTGATGTTAAGGATAACTCTATTGTGGCCACTGAGTTCCCACACCTCACTGAAAAATACTTTAAAAACATGAATATCCCTGTTAAAATCGTTGAACTCAGCGGATCCACTGAGATAGCCCCATTTATCGGAGTTTCAGACCTAATAACTGATTTAACCAGTACCGGGACCACCCTCAAGATGAACCATCTGCAGATGGTGGATACCATCCTGGAAAGCTCGGTGCACCTCATTGTCAACCCCCAAAGTTACCAGAATAAAAGGGAAAAAATCGAGGAAATCCGAACCGGAGTGAAGGGTGTTCTGGATGCCGAAGGAAAGAAACTGGTGATGATGAACGTGGACGAGGAAGTCCTGGATGAGGTTAAAAGTGCCATGCCCGGTATGACTGGTCCCACCGTATCCCAAGTCCTATCCAACAGCGGTGTGGTGGCAGTGCACGCAGTGGTCAACGAGCATGAGGTATTTCATGTGGTTAACCGTCTGAAAAAGATTGGTGCCCGGGATATTCTGGTGGTGCCCATTGAGAGGATCATCTAATTTTATTTTGAAGTAATTTAGAGATTTAAAATTAAAATAAATCAGCCCAGATCGTGATGGAATGAGACTCATAAGATTCAAAACCGGGACCGAAGAGAAGAACGGGGTAGTTGTAAATGGAGGGTTGGTTGAAATACCTCATTCCCTGCTGGAAGCATCCCAGGCTCCCTTTGATGATCTGGAGAGGAAGGCGTTCTACTCCCTGGATGAGGTTAATATCCTGCCTCCGGTTCAGTCCAGTAAAGTGGTCTGTGTGGGCTTAAATTACCAGGACCATGCCCAGGAACTGAACATGACCCTCCCCGAAGAACCCATAATCTTTATAAAACCCCCCACCACCGTAATTGGCCCGGATAACCCTATTATCTATCCCCCTCAGTGCCATCAACTGGATTACGAAGCGGAACTGGCGGTGGTAATAGGGCGTGAAACCCGTTTCGCCACTAAAAATGATGCACGGGATCATATTGCCGGTTACACCATCCTGAACGATGTAACCGCACGAGACCTCCAGAGGAAAGATGGACAGTGGACCCGTGCCAAGAGTTTCGACACCTTCTGCCCCATTGG encodes:
- a CDS encoding fumarylacetoacetate hydrolase family protein; its protein translation is MRLIRFKTGTEEKNGVVVNGGLVEIPHSLLEASQAPFDDLERKAFYSLDEVNILPPVQSSKVVCVGLNYQDHAQELNMTLPEEPIIFIKPPTTVIGPDNPIIYPPQCHQLDYEAELAVVIGRETRFATKNDARDHIAGYTILNDVTARDLQRKDGQWTRAKSFDTFCPIGPWIETDMDPSHQNISLKLNGEVKQNSNTENMIFSVEELVEFISHIMTLNPGDVIATGTPPGVGSMNVDDIVEVKIEGIGTLSNKIKGY
- the hisG gene encoding ATP phosphoribosyltransferase — encoded protein: MEIRIALPSKGRISDPAVKLLSKAGIGLKDAVNRRLFSETYDDQISVMFTRASDIPEFVADGAADMGMTGLDLIEEKESHVKILEDLHFGRSKLVLAAPEESEVKTISDVKDNSIVATEFPHLTEKYFKNMNIPVKIVELSGSTEIAPFIGVSDLITDLTSTGTTLKMNHLQMVDTILESSVHLIVNPQSYQNKREKIEEIRTGVKGVLDAEGKKLVMMNVDEEVLDEVKSAMPGMTGPTVSQVLSNSGVVAVHAVVNEHEVFHVVNRLKKIGARDILVVPIERII